The nucleotide window CATATCTCATACTGAATTCTCGCTTCCTTCTGCTATAATATTCTTTGCGAGACTTCAATTGGGTTCTCTCATTAAAAATGCTCACTGACTAGGTCATTTGGAATAAGAATGAACTGTCTTGATACAGTATAAATATTGGGTGCTGTGAAAAGTGCAGATAAAAGAGCAGGAAATATACTGTTGAATTTGCATAGGCAGTAGAGAAAGCACACCAGGAAGTACAAAAGGTGTTTATCTAAACTATGGGGGATAAGAGATAGTCAAAACATCCGCAACAATATCAAACGGATGTAATACTCGACTAAATGTAAACTGATGATCGAAACCACCCCTTAGCTAGAGGTAGTTAAGACATATACTCGACTTGGTGGTATTCAAATTCGAATCCCCTACCCTACttacttacccaaaaaaaaaaaagatcgaaGAGGTGGCAATTCTTCTGGTCTTAGGGTTAGCCATGAGATTCCATCAGTCTACAATTGTCACCAAGCAATAATATGCACATCCTACAATTGTAACAGAGAAACAATATACACATTGGAAAGAAGTAGGAAAAAGAGTAAACTGCTTTATTACATAGAAATGCCATCTTGATGTTGcggaaaaataaaaacatgaaaactattGTTCAACTTGTACAGTAATGTGACGAATTCTGTATGTTGTTTCACAATAGTCTCTAACCTTGCACAGTACTTCATTAGAGCTAACTCCGGGCTCAGCTACCAAATGGCAAGACAACACATACTTTCCAGCTGTTATCGCCCAAACATGCAGGTCATGAATATTTCTAACTCCCTTAATACTCTTCAAACCACTTTCCAGGCTAGCAACATCGATCTCGGAAGGTGTCCTCTCCATCAGTATACAAAATATATTTCTAAGCATGGGTAGGGTTGCACTCAAAGAAAGAACAGAGAAAACAAGTGTGCAGATTAGATCAACCACTAACCAATTTGGTTTAGCCCATATAACGACTCCCGCGATCATCACCCCAATTGACTGAATCAGATCAGTTATGACATGCAAGTAAGCCCCCTCGAGATTTATGTTTAGTATTTTTGATTCTGCTGGAGGACTAGACACCAGCTTAGCATTCTCTACTTCATCTTTTGCATATAGCTCGTCTTCATGATTGTGAACATGGTTGTGATCTTCGTCCACACAAGCATGATGAGCGTGGTTGTGATCATGATGAGCGTGGTTGTGATCTTTGTCTACACAAGCGTGATGAGCATGGTTGTGACCCAGCCAACTAACCATGATTAAGTTAATGAAAAATCCAAATGCTGCAACCGAAAACATCAGTGCCCCGTTCACCTCAGAATGTTTATGAAGAATCCTGTTAACCGCTTCATATATTAAGCTTCCAGAAATGAGCCATATGAGCTGCACTGATATAAAGGCGCCAAAAACTTCAAGACGGCTATATCCAAAAGATTGGTCAGATGTTGCCTCCCAACCTGAAGCCCAGACCGCGAACAGAGAGATGGAGAATCCAGCAACATCAGTAAGCAAGTGCACAGCATCTGTGATCACTGCAAGGCTGTTGGCTTTTAGGCCACCAACAATCTCTACTATCATAACTATTAGATAGAAGATTACGAGGACAGACAGTTTCGTTGCTGACTCAGATCGCTGTTCTGACTCCAAAGTGGTATTTCCTGCGCTGCTGAAGGCACAGGCAGAACTACAAGGTGATTGGGACGGTGCCAGATGGACATCACTTGCCACGGGTACCATTAGCATTTCAGTATCCTGCTGGCTTGCTGATATCAAACTAGAGACTTCCTCAAGCACCATCTGTTTGGACAATCAAATGGCTGTTTCCTTTTCCTCTCTTATTTTCCCTGTTTTTGTGAAAACATGAAGTCATTGGTAAAACAACTATAACATGGAGCAATGTATTAATATATCAACTAAAACAAGAATACAACTGTTTGATCAAGTTCAAACAAAAACGGCTTAGACATTGGTCAATGCTAAAACTCCAAGAGTTCATACCTGCCaacctaggaagcacggacacggacacgacACGACACGGACACTCCGACACggcaatttcaaaatttgtagGACACGGCAAGGAcacgcatacatacatacatacatacatacatatatatagacacacacacacatatatatggattCTCTTTAAGATAACAAAAACATGTAATGCATTACAACTACTAACTCTGTATGATATTGAAATTAGTgtcttaaaattaaatctaagtATGTTAGTATAGTATAATTTCTGTATACTTCCATTTGAGGGTGGTGTTGATAAGGAAGATTCCAGACTTGTGATTCAAACCTTACAAACTCTGTGTAACTTGTATATTGTCTATTGCCGTGTCCGGGAAGTGTCCAAGCCGTGTCCATCACTCCAtcttcaaaaaaattaagaaaaaacagGACACAGCTTGGACACGTGTCCGAGGCGTGTCGGTGTCCGAGAAGTGTCCGACACGGACACGCCACCATTTTAggagtgtccgtgcttcctagctACCAACTATTAAGACAAATTTTTGGCCCTTCTAGACtgatttttttctatatatttaaCAGGAAAAGATCAAAAGCTTGAACTCTGACTGAAAACAAAACTTTGGCAGCAATTGATCATTTTAAAGGGTGAATGATCTTGAAGTTTGGAACCAAATTAAGGCAAATGATGACGTGATTCGAGGAAACAATATTAGAGGACAATACATAAGCCGAATATATTTCTTAAACAAACAAAGCCCTTAAGTGGGAGTAACTATGGTTATAGAAAATATCTGTCAGCTTAAACAATATTAAACTTGCAACACAACTGTAGAGAGCAAACTAAGAATTCAACTAAGGATCTTCTCATTTCAATGATAAAACACTTCTTAGACCTACACAACTAACCGGACAACCAAAGGTGGCTTCCCACAAGTCATACCCTGTCACTACCGGTAGAGTGTCCCAGAGAACTGTTTCACAGCTCCCCTCAATGTCACTAATAGATAATAGAGGCAATCTTTCACTCTGGGTAGGaaccaactgccttagtaactcTTTGCGGCCTAACCTTTTCAATCAACTCATATTCTCCAACTCCCTATATCATCAATTGAAAAGAACTACAGCAATTCAACAGTAGAGCAAAATGATTACGTCCTTCAGTAACAAGACGGGGGTTAATGGTTTAACATGTCATTTGAACAATCATAAGAAATCAACCTATTTCCACTCCATAAAACTATACAAAGTTACTAATTATCGATCTTTAATTGGATCAAAAGGGCACACTGATTATACAACAATATAGAGGTATTCAGTAAGTATAAAATCAACCAAGCACAAAAGCCGAAAACAATTATTGGGCTGGTTTATCAATTGAAATTAGGCGCAAGATGATTATCAAGCAACCATGATACAACTGAATCTGTTTTCACAGAGGTTTAAACTTTGAATAGAACAAGGAAAAAGAACACCAATAGATGCAAAATGCACAACCCAAATATGTGAATCAATCAAAACCTTAataaatacaaacaaataaaatgatCCAaaacatcataaaaaaaaagttcaaaggCATACCCAGGCATAAATTGATATTACAAGGGCATCATCAGTATACCTGAAAACCCAGttcataaaagaagaagaacgatGGAGGAGCTGGTGGGTTTCTGACTTATCGATTCATCATGTTGAACAAATGGGACGGATTATAAATGAGGATAGGTCACACAAAGCAGGGTATCTCAAGAAATGGAAAGAAATGAAGTGCTTTACGAGCTTTCCATATTTGTTCGCTTCTCCTCCGAAACCTCAGAGACTGCCATTAAtgccaacaaaaatatatgaaatactTGGATATTTCCCGGCAAAGATCGAGCGTACAAGACCAAGAGGGCTTGATCACAAACATTAAAGATATTCCCTTTTTTTTACTATTGCTCCCGTGGGATTGCCAAAGGCAGATTTGTCTGGTTCTGTAAGGCGGAGAGCCGGAGAATGGCCGTCCTCATTAAAATTCATTAATTTAAAATGATTCTTTAATAGCCCCATATTTATTACTGTAAGTTTAATAAGAGAGAAAAACGTCCCTGCAACGAAGActgttatatatatgtacaatttACAAATACCTAGAACCTAGGAACTAAGATTATGTTTATTTGTTGAGAACACAAATTTGTGTTATGATGATTTTTCTAGCTGAGTGGACTGCAcgattatcttcttcttctttttttgaaagacaCAATCATACGAATCCGAATAACTGAATTGACTAgttgaatcatatatatgtcGTCTCTTGAACTCCGAATTCAAATCTCATCCCCttccataataataataataataataaagcacaCTAAACTGATATAGTCCATTGAATTATTTCGTGGGCTTGTTGTTGGAAGATCTATATGCATCTTAGATGAACTCCATCTTTTAATTTGTTGCAAGCCCACTTCACTGCTAGAAATTATAGGATTTATTCTTCAATTCAATATTCATGTGCTTCAACCTTTGCGTAATAATACTACAAACCTTCGATTTATAATACTCATTTTAGTAATTTTACCCCTAATATGATTATGATATGATATGTGTGATAGTCATTGATCATAAATACACATGGTAGACCCATTTAACGACATTTCACATGAATTGAGAGTAAAATAGGAGTTATAAATTGAGAGtctcaaatattttcttttaaaaatatgtttttattgGAATATTATGATAAAGGAAAATGAAGTGGAAAAACTAATAAAACAGATTAATACCAAGAGTAGAAACACGGACCTATCAAAACTTGACACGTAAATTGGCTTTTTGTACAACGACGAACTGGACACGCAGCGAATCATAGGAGTCATCGGACCCGGCTCCACTACACTTACCATTTTCAGCAATGAAAGTTCCGCAATTGCATATCTGGACCGTCGTCGTAATCTAAGGGTTTTCTGAACGCCACGTTTCCAAACGGCGCATCAGAGTTGCAGTCACTGCATATCCTTTACCGTTTACACCGACTATCTtccttattttgttttatatattaattaattaattaattctcatttaataaaatgacaaaaaaagaaaattataatttgaaaaacacAGCAGGCCTTTTGCTGTTGAGTGGTCCTTGAACAAAGATTGGATaggtttttgagaaaagattTCGTCTTTTTTGAGGTTTGGGTTTAGGATGGCGCAGCAGCAAGGGCAGAAACCTGCTGCCATGGATCCAGCAGTATTGGACGATATTATCAGGAGATTATTGGGGcataggcaagggaagtcggggAAGCAGGTGAAGCTCATGGAGGGTGAGATCCGCCAGCTTTGTACTGTATCCAGAGAGATATTCCTTCAACAACCAAATCTTCTTGAGCTCGAAGCCCCCATCAAGATCTGCGGTACGCTTTGTTATATGCCTTTCTTCAAATTTGCTTCAAGTTATTGATAGATATGAAATGTAGGGCGTTGAGGGTTTGGTTTTAAGGATATTCTTGATGATATAATGGTTTTAGGCAAGTTTATTTAGGCATGGAGAATCTGGTTTGCCATTGAATGACAGTGAGGGAGATGCCGTTGTTTGTTACtcattttgtatatattttttgaaagttcGTGCTTTTATCATCTCAGTTCAATGGGAAGATAGAATACAGGAGTTTGGCTGGAGAAATTATAGTGTGGGATGATTCTGGCCTTCAAAGAGGCTTTGGCAAATAGTTGAGAATTGAGATCATGTTCTGAAACTTAAATTCTAGGTCTTTTTTTTATGGTAGTTGTATTCCTACTCTCTAACCTGGCTAGTTGAAGTTACTTTGTATCAATACTTCTCTTGGTACCTGAGTTCTGCAGAACAAAGGTctttggtctattttgatattaGTTCTAATGTTGCGTTTGATTAGGATTTTAGTGGGCGTTCCCATGTATggtttatattttctttatttccattcagaaaaatatttttgttattgAA belongs to Tripterygium wilfordii isolate XIE 37 chromosome 2, ASM1340144v1, whole genome shotgun sequence and includes:
- the LOC120008922 gene encoding metal tolerance protein B — translated: MVLEEVSSLISASQQDTEMLMVPVASDVHLAPSQSPCSSACAFSSAGNTTLESEQRSESATKLSVLVIFYLIVMIVEIVGGLKANSLAVITDAVHLLTDVAGFSISLFAVWASGWEATSDQSFGYSRLEVFGAFISVQLIWLISGSLIYEAVNRILHKHSEVNGALMFSVAAFGFFINLIMVSWLGHNHAHHACVDKDHNHAHHDHNHAHHACVDEDHNHVHNHEDELYAKDEVENAKLVSSPPAESKILNINLEGAYLHVITDLIQSIGVMIAGVVIWAKPNWLVVDLICTLVFSVLSLSATLPMLRNIFCILMERTPSEIDVASLESGLKSIKGVRNIHDLHVWAITAGKYVLSCHLVAEPGVSSNEVLCKVRDYCETTYRIRHITVQVEQ